The following coding sequences lie in one Pseudomonas sp. SL4(2022) genomic window:
- a CDS encoding restriction endonuclease subunit S, which yields MTSVAFPAKKIEDFCRTGSGGTPSRSKPEYFDGGAIPWVKSGELKTRFVSSTEESITDAAVEQSAVKLVPKGALLIAMYGATVGEVSELAMDATTNQAICHIVPDPNLCDRGYLYQYLSAIKPELLDRRVGGGQPNISQAIIKSLSVPLPPLPEQRRIAAILDKADALRAKRREAIVKLDQLLQSVFLEMFGDPVTNPKGWPETDFLGDVADICSGITKGRRTTEETREIPYLAVANVQDRHLKLGSVKTICATDAEIGRYRLAVNDLLLTEGGDPDKLGRGALWDGSIAECIHQNHVFRVRVTSPAIDPVFLNWLVGSARGKRYFLSVSKQTTGIASINMTQLKKFPLLTPPIELQMQFAQAVSKIEVHQRELEKAEVTAHQLFQSLQQQAFAGQL from the coding sequence GTGACCTCGGTGGCCTTTCCCGCAAAGAAAATTGAAGACTTTTGCCGTACTGGTAGCGGCGGTACTCCCTCGCGTTCTAAGCCCGAATATTTCGATGGCGGTGCTATTCCCTGGGTCAAGTCCGGCGAGCTGAAGACTCGCTTTGTAAGCAGTACTGAGGAGTCGATTACAGATGCCGCAGTGGAGCAGTCGGCAGTCAAGCTTGTACCCAAAGGCGCGCTGTTAATTGCAATGTATGGTGCAACCGTAGGCGAGGTTTCCGAACTCGCAATGGACGCCACTACGAATCAAGCGATATGCCATATCGTTCCTGATCCAAACCTTTGCGACCGTGGATACCTATATCAATATCTCTCAGCCATTAAGCCGGAGCTGCTTGATCGCCGGGTTGGTGGCGGTCAGCCCAATATTTCACAAGCAATCATTAAATCTTTAAGTGTCCCGCTCCCGCCACTCCCCGAGCAGCGTCGTATCGCAGCGATTCTGGACAAGGCCGACGCGCTGCGCGCCAAGCGCCGCGAAGCTATCGTCAAGCTCGATCAACTGCTGCAATCCGTATTTCTCGAGATGTTCGGCGACCCGGTGACGAATCCGAAGGGATGGCCCGAAACTGATTTTCTTGGCGATGTCGCTGATATTTGCTCTGGAATTACCAAAGGTCGGCGAACAACGGAAGAGACCCGAGAGATTCCATATCTTGCAGTGGCCAATGTTCAAGACCGTCACCTAAAGCTGGGCTCAGTTAAAACGATCTGTGCAACAGACGCGGAGATAGGCAGATATCGGTTGGCTGTGAACGATCTGTTGTTAACTGAGGGCGGCGATCCTGACAAGCTTGGAAGGGGAGCGCTATGGGACGGTTCGATTGCAGAGTGCATTCATCAAAACCACGTCTTTAGGGTTCGAGTAACCTCGCCTGCAATTGATCCAGTTTTTCTGAACTGGCTAGTTGGTAGTGCGCGCGGCAAGCGGTATTTTCTCAGTGTGTCGAAGCAGACTACGGGGATCGCATCGATAAATATGACGCAGCTAAAGAAGTTTCCGTTGCTGACTCCACCCATCGAACTGCAAATGCAATTTGCTCAAGCGGTGTCGAAAATCGAGGTACACCAACGAGAGTTAGAAAAGGCAGAAGTTACTGCTCACCAACTGTTTCAGTCTTTACAGCAGCAAGCGTTCGCAGGACAGCTCTAA